A single genomic interval of Flavobacteriales bacterium harbors:
- a CDS encoding DUF1003 domain-containing protein translates to MEKKSGQCSISGKFYPLDQLIPGKDIRNSIFEIIKSDHPNFTDESLISLDLLNEYRRKYLEKLVRDEVGEISHLERDVLENINNDEIISKNLDDEIKGDLSISQILADKIASFGGSWTFIIFFFSFLFAWMLINIFVFVQKPFDPYPFILLNLILSCLAAIQAPIIMMSQNRKEEKDRMRSIHDYKVNLKAELEIRMLHEKVDHLLATQNQRLLEIQQIQADFMEDIMKRMNK, encoded by the coding sequence ATGGAAAAGAAAAGTGGTCAATGCTCAATTTCCGGGAAATTTTATCCTCTGGACCAACTTATTCCCGGCAAGGATATCCGTAATTCAATTTTTGAAATAATTAAATCGGATCATCCCAACTTCACAGATGAATCGCTGATCTCGCTAGATCTTCTCAATGAATACCGGAGAAAATACCTGGAAAAACTTGTGCGTGATGAAGTCGGAGAAATATCTCATTTGGAACGCGATGTATTGGAAAACATCAACAATGATGAAATCATCAGTAAAAATCTGGATGATGAAATAAAAGGAGATTTATCCATTTCACAAATCCTTGCCGATAAAATTGCAAGCTTTGGCGGGAGCTGGACATTTATCATTTTCTTTTTTTCGTTCCTCTTTGCATGGATGCTGATTAACATTTTTGTTTTCGTACAAAAACCATTTGACCCCTATCCATTTATTCTTCTGAATTTGATTTTATCCTGCTTAGCCGCAATTCAGGCGCCGATTATTATGATGAGTCAAAACCGAAAAGAAGAAAAAGACCGAATGCGTTCTATTCACGATTACAAAGTAAATCTGAAAGCGGAACTGGAAATAAGAATGCTACATGAAAAAGTAGATCATTTACTGGCAACGCAAAATCAGCGTTTATTAGAAATACAACAAATACAGGCCGACTTCATGGAAGATATCATGAAGCGTATGAATAAATAA
- a CDS encoding thiol oxidoreductase produces MKYFLLALFSCSIFVWTSCRKDPSLEDDLLYAEEGEEKSGGELTVYDDTPNAFGHQIPGLSTQQGLDFFTGNSFFNQNWVTAPSITTARDGLGPLFNSRSCAGCHFRDGRGRPPSPGEFGTGFLVRTSISGIGLHNEPVPENNYGGQLQDQAILGVDPEVTISINELLVNGNYPDGTVYQLLQPDYQFSQWKYGNPDPAIRYSPRVAQQMIGLGLLEIIPESQILERADETDVDGNGISGKANYVWNYRTLQSELGRFGWKANQPDLFQQTAGAFLGDMGITTSLFINENCTSAEIDCAAAPNGGTPEIDDLDLNKVVLYCRSLAVPARRNWSDQSVLRGKNLFVQIGCEDCHRMNFTTGISVDIPVLSLQKIHPYSDLLLHDMGPGLADGRNDFLASGSEWRTQPLWGIGLIEIVNGHSRLLHDGRARSIEEAILWHGGEAQLSNTKFKQLTLSQREDVLNFIRSL; encoded by the coding sequence ATGAAGTATTTTCTTCTGGCATTATTTTCCTGTTCAATTTTTGTTTGGACCTCATGCAGAAAAGATCCTTCATTGGAAGACGATTTATTATATGCAGAAGAGGGTGAAGAAAAATCAGGAGGTGAACTTACCGTTTACGATGATACACCCAATGCATTCGGACACCAAATTCCCGGTTTATCGACACAGCAGGGACTTGACTTCTTTACGGGAAATTCTTTTTTCAATCAGAATTGGGTTACTGCACCTTCAATTACAACAGCAAGGGATGGATTAGGACCATTGTTTAATTCCAGATCATGTGCAGGTTGTCACTTTCGTGATGGAAGAGGACGGCCACCATCACCTGGTGAATTCGGAACTGGATTTTTAGTGCGGACAAGTATCTCAGGTATTGGATTACATAATGAACCAGTTCCTGAAAATAATTATGGCGGACAATTACAGGATCAGGCCATATTGGGAGTAGATCCGGAAGTAACGATTTCCATTAATGAACTATTGGTAAATGGAAATTATCCGGATGGAACAGTCTATCAACTTTTGCAACCCGATTACCAATTTTCACAATGGAAATATGGAAATCCCGATCCTGCCATTCGTTATTCGCCACGCGTAGCACAACAAATGATTGGATTAGGACTTCTGGAAATTATTCCGGAATCACAAATACTTGAACGTGCAGATGAAACAGATGTGGATGGAAATGGAATTTCAGGGAAAGCAAATTATGTATGGAATTACAGAACACTGCAATCTGAATTAGGAAGATTTGGATGGAAGGCTAATCAACCGGATTTATTTCAGCAAACCGCAGGGGCATTTTTAGGAGATATGGGGATTACCACTTCATTATTTATCAATGAAAATTGTACTTCTGCAGAAATCGATTGTGCAGCTGCTCCCAATGGGGGAACACCCGAGATTGATGATTTGGATTTGAATAAAGTTGTTTTGTATTGCAGAAGTCTCGCGGTCCCTGCCCGAAGAAACTGGAGTGATCAATCTGTTTTAAGAGGTAAAAATTTATTTGTACAGATTGGATGCGAAGATTGTCACAGAATGAATTTTACAACAGGAATTTCTGTTGATATACCAGTTTTATCCTTGCAAAAAATTCATCCATATTCCGATCTGTTACTGCATGATATGGGGCCGGGACTTGCAGATGGAAGAAACGATTTTTTAGCTTCAGGATCAGAATGGAGAACGCAGCCCTTATGGGGAATCGGATTAATCGAAATAGTTAATGGTCATTCACGCTTATTGCATGATGGAAGAGCACGATCCATTGAAGAGGCCATATTGTGGCATGGAGGAGAGGCACAATTGTCGAACACAAAATTTAAACAGCTTACGCTTTCCCAACGAGAGGATGTGTTGAATTTTATTCGGTCGCTGTAA
- a CDS encoding prohibitin family protein, with protein sequence MKTLSFKFVILLASAIILISSCAIVRPGEIGFKQRLGRIKGKPIESGVVWFNPFTSRLIKINIRTVEVYNNLPLPTKEGLSVNAEISLLYHVNPDSAKRIYVQFGTNYEEVAVLSNFRATAREISSKYYAKELYATERNKIENAIAQELSAHIGKYGIVIDAVLLKDILLPAQMVKAIEDKTTAEQEALRMEFVIQKQKKEAERMIIEAEAIKQAQTIINSSLTPMLIQYNQIEMLKNLSTSPNAKVIVTNGSTSPMILNTGEN encoded by the coding sequence ATGAAAACGCTATCATTCAAATTCGTTATTTTGCTGGCATCAGCTATAATACTTATTTCCTCCTGTGCCATTGTTCGTCCCGGTGAAATCGGCTTTAAACAACGCTTAGGTCGCATCAAAGGTAAACCCATCGAAAGTGGGGTGGTATGGTTTAATCCTTTTACATCCCGCTTAATTAAGATTAACATACGAACGGTTGAGGTTTATAATAATCTTCCATTACCTACTAAAGAGGGATTAAGTGTAAATGCAGAGATCAGTTTATTGTACCATGTAAATCCCGATTCAGCCAAAAGGATTTACGTTCAATTTGGAACAAACTATGAAGAAGTAGCTGTGTTGAGTAATTTTCGCGCTACTGCACGTGAAATAAGTTCTAAATATTATGCAAAAGAATTGTATGCTACAGAACGAAATAAAATTGAAAATGCTATTGCTCAGGAATTAAGTGCACACATCGGTAAATATGGAATTGTTATTGATGCAGTTTTATTAAAAGATATTTTACTTCCTGCACAAATGGTTAAAGCAATTGAAGATAAAACAACGGCAGAGCAAGAAGCATTGCGAATGGAATTTGTCATACAAAAACAAAAGAAAGAAGCAGAACGAATGATCATAGAAGCCGAAGCAATTAAACAGGCACAAACTATTATCAATTCTTCTTTAACTCCTATGTTGATCCAGTACAATCAAATTGAAATGCTTAAAAATTTAAGCACATCTCCCAATGCAAAAGTGATTGTTACCAACGGATCTACATCGCCGATGATATTGAATACCGGCGAGAACTAA
- a CDS encoding T9SS type A sorting domain-containing protein: MKRIFITLVVSFNAFFAMAQHLPCGSDAKRRELIHNHPEILQQEADHELITNQLINQQKINRANQQIYTIPVVFHIIHQNGAENISDAQVIDAVNILNRDYRKLNADTAAIVHGFDTLCADAGIEFRLATIDPLGNCTNGIERIYSTETYVGDDGSKLHAWPRNKYLNVWVVAQMENGVAGYAYYPSSVSGGFMAFVDGVIILHNYVGSIGTSNVGTSRALTHEVGHWLNLQHPWGNNNDPGVICGDDLVDDTPITKGWTTCNLNGNVCIPGIYENVQNYMDYSYCSVMFTQGQVDRMRAALIDNTADRSNLWTTANLIATGVEPGTELSCAPKADFYPAKPTVCLNENIVFYDNTVNGASTSWQWTFQDGNPATSTVQDPTVSFGTPGWKTVSLTVNNAEGTDSRTITNSIYVSNGLADYGTPYWESFEWYLPFAEKWIVRNRDNNETYFQLYHGAGYTGDYCIMLNNASIITNPFDDGAKDIDELITPSFNLTAVQGSTLNFRYASSTNAMNADDITETLKIYSSTDCGQTWILRKTITGLALATSQGAGGSSYVPVSATDWAYEAVNISASLAQPDIRFKFEYVSSAYSNNLFIDDINIATTTGIDEQEELIVDLFPNPSSEMFTINSNTPGTKMVKVYSATGEIVHDFSMTGISANVDCSKWSAGVYLVSIQASGGTFKIIRYLKF; the protein is encoded by the coding sequence ATGAAACGGATTTTTATCACCCTTGTGGTGTCGTTCAATGCTTTTTTTGCAATGGCACAACATCTCCCTTGCGGTTCAGATGCAAAACGCAGAGAACTGATCCATAATCATCCTGAGATCCTGCAACAGGAGGCAGATCATGAATTGATTACTAATCAGCTCATCAATCAGCAAAAAATCAACCGAGCTAATCAGCAGATCTACACCATTCCGGTAGTGTTTCATATCATTCACCAGAATGGTGCAGAAAACATTTCGGATGCACAGGTCATCGATGCCGTAAATATTTTAAATCGCGATTACCGCAAACTGAATGCAGATACCGCTGCAATTGTTCATGGATTTGATACACTTTGTGCAGATGCAGGAATTGAATTTCGTTTGGCAACCATCGATCCGCTGGGAAATTGCACCAATGGAATAGAACGTATTTATTCAACTGAGACTTATGTTGGAGATGACGGATCAAAACTTCATGCATGGCCACGCAACAAATATTTAAATGTTTGGGTAGTGGCACAAATGGAAAACGGAGTAGCAGGTTATGCTTATTATCCTTCATCCGTTTCCGGTGGCTTTATGGCTTTTGTTGATGGCGTAATTATTCTTCACAATTATGTGGGTAGCATTGGAACTTCCAATGTGGGAACATCGCGGGCGCTGACTCATGAGGTGGGGCACTGGTTAAACCTGCAACATCCATGGGGAAATAATAATGATCCGGGAGTGATTTGTGGTGATGATTTGGTGGATGATACACCAATTACAAAAGGCTGGACAACCTGCAATCTGAATGGTAACGTTTGTATTCCGGGCATCTATGAAAACGTGCAGAATTATATGGATTATTCCTATTGCAGTGTGATGTTTACGCAAGGACAAGTAGATCGTATGCGCGCTGCTTTAATTGATAATACGGCAGACCGCAGTAATCTTTGGACAACTGCAAATCTGATTGCTACAGGTGTTGAACCGGGAACAGAATTAAGTTGTGCTCCTAAGGCCGATTTTTATCCTGCCAAACCAACAGTATGTCTGAATGAGAATATTGTTTTTTACGATAACACAGTCAATGGAGCTTCTACTTCATGGCAATGGACATTCCAGGATGGAAATCCTGCAACTTCTACTGTACAGGATCCTACTGTTTCCTTCGGAACTCCGGGATGGAAAACTGTTTCTTTAACGGTTAACAATGCAGAAGGAACAGATTCGCGTACCATTACAAATTCTATTTATGTTTCCAATGGCCTTGCCGATTACGGTACACCTTATTGGGAAAGTTTCGAATGGTATTTACCCTTCGCAGAAAAATGGATAGTGCGTAACCGCGATAATAACGAAACCTATTTTCAATTGTATCATGGCGCAGGGTATACCGGCGATTATTGCATTATGTTGAATAACGCAAGCATCATTACCAATCCATTTGATGATGGTGCAAAAGACATTGATGAGTTAATTACGCCATCTTTTAATCTAACTGCTGTGCAAGGATCAACCCTGAATTTTAGATATGCTTCTTCTACCAATGCAATGAATGCAGATGATATTACTGAAACACTTAAAATATATTCATCAACCGATTGTGGTCAAACCTGGATATTGAGAAAAACAATAACAGGATTGGCGCTGGCTACTAGTCAGGGTGCAGGAGGTTCAAGCTATGTCCCGGTTTCCGCAACTGACTGGGCCTATGAAGCCGTGAACATTTCTGCATCTCTGGCACAGCCGGATATTCGTTTCAAATTTGAATATGTAAGCAGTGCCTATTCCAACAATCTGTTTATTGATGACATCAATATCGCAACAACAACAGGAATCGATGAACAGGAAGAATTAATCGTGGATCTTTTTCCGAATCCTTCTTCGGAAATGTTTACGATCAATTCAAACACACCCGGCACCAAAATGGTGAAGGTTTATTCTGCCACCGGAGAAATCGTACATGATTTTTCTATGACGGGAATAAGTGCAAATGTGGACTGCAGCAAGTGGTCGGCCGGTGTTTATTTAGTAAGCATACAAGCAAGTGGAGGAACCTTTAAAATCATTCGGTATTTAAAGTTCTGA
- a CDS encoding TonB-dependent receptor, with translation MKNLFTLLVFMVSSFSMSAQTLTIIDITSLQPLRGVEVSDPKGTYKEMTNAKGQVNLPSPAPESLVLFHPDFRPQLINPAQVIPAGGVVYMSTIEVRLDEVVVSSSKFTEKREDVAQQIDVLNARQLEFMNAQNSGDALTQTGNVFLQKSQLGGGSPILRGFEANKVLIVVDGIRMNNAIYRAGHLQNVIRLDNNMLDRVEVVYGPASTVYGSDALGGVMHFHTRKLQFSTDEKSLVTGSAFTRFSTVNTEKTGNFSFNVANNKWAFMLTGTYSDFGDLRQGNLRDPRNGDLWKRMNYAERINNKDSMFVNNDPNVQVQSGYKQYNVISKIGFKPNEHQLHQLNIQYTNTGNVNRYDRLQEYSGGILKFAEWYYGPETMLLTAYQGLYTKKTKVYDQLNVSLSFQDIAESRISRRFNNNNKKFQEENVNVISLNVDMMKEVKKHEIRYGAEVSYNTVKSNGYSRNIVTELESPSASRYPDGDNSMMYSAIYVTHSWEINDKLILTDGLRFSNVSLDANFSDTSLMHFPYTNVQQKNSALTGSLGLIVKPAQDWRIALLGSTGFRAPNIDDVGKVFDSSPGMLIVPNPDLKPEYTYNADLTIEKSFNGKVRLGVTGYYTYLTNLITVQKFTFNGSDSIVYNGTPSLVTAAQNSDKGYIYGTSFNFAADVTEHFSITSAINYTYGRVITDTTDYPLDHIPPVFGRTAFILNLKKFRGEFYTMYSGWKRVKDYNLVGEDNYSQAAPDGMPAWCTLNVRASYQINKYLRVQGGIENITDLNYRVFASGISAPGRNFTMTLRANF, from the coding sequence ATGAAAAATCTGTTTACACTTTTGGTGTTCATGGTATCGTCCTTTTCCATGAGCGCTCAAACACTTACTATCATCGATATCACATCGCTGCAACCCTTGCGTGGTGTAGAAGTGTCTGATCCAAAAGGGACGTATAAAGAAATGACCAATGCAAAAGGTCAGGTAAACCTTCCATCTCCGGCACCGGAATCGTTGGTGCTTTTTCATCCAGATTTTCGTCCTCAACTCATTAATCCTGCGCAAGTAATTCCTGCAGGAGGAGTGGTTTATATGAGTACGATTGAAGTCCGCCTCGATGAAGTAGTTGTTTCGTCTTCTAAATTCACTGAAAAACGCGAAGATGTTGCACAACAAATTGATGTGTTAAATGCGCGTCAACTTGAATTCATGAATGCTCAAAATTCAGGTGATGCACTTACACAAACCGGAAATGTGTTTCTTCAGAAAAGTCAACTCGGTGGCGGGTCTCCAATCCTTCGCGGATTCGAAGCAAATAAAGTGTTGATTGTGGTAGATGGAATTCGAATGAACAATGCCATTTACCGCGCGGGACATCTTCAGAATGTAATTCGTTTAGACAATAACATGCTGGATCGTGTTGAGGTGGTTTACGGACCTGCATCTACGGTATATGGTAGCGATGCGCTTGGCGGAGTAATGCATTTTCATACACGAAAACTCCAGTTTTCTACCGATGAAAAAAGTCTGGTTACCGGAAGTGCATTTACACGTTTCTCTACCGTGAATACCGAAAAAACAGGAAATTTTTCATTTAATGTTGCCAATAATAAATGGGCATTTATGCTCACGGGCACCTATTCCGATTTTGGCGATTTGAGACAAGGAAATCTTCGCGATCCACGCAATGGAGATTTATGGAAGCGCATGAATTATGCAGAACGAATCAATAACAAAGATTCAATGTTTGTCAATAATGATCCGAATGTTCAGGTGCAATCCGGTTATAAACAATATAACGTCATTAGTAAAATCGGATTTAAACCAAACGAGCATCAATTACATCAACTCAACATTCAGTACACCAATACCGGAAATGTAAACCGTTATGATCGTCTTCAGGAATACAGTGGCGGAATTTTAAAGTTTGCTGAATGGTATTATGGTCCCGAAACCATGTTGCTGACTGCCTACCAGGGTTTGTACACCAAAAAAACAAAAGTGTATGATCAACTCAATGTTTCACTTTCTTTCCAGGATATTGCTGAAAGTCGCATTAGCCGACGCTTTAACAACAACAACAAAAAATTTCAGGAAGAAAATGTAAACGTGATCAGCCTCAATGTTGATATGATGAAAGAGGTAAAAAAACATGAAATCAGATATGGTGCCGAGGTGAGTTACAATACGGTAAAATCGAACGGATATTCGCGCAATATTGTAACTGAACTTGAATCACCCTCCGCTTCCCGTTATCCCGATGGCGATAATTCAATGATGTATTCTGCAATCTATGTAACCCACAGTTGGGAGATCAACGATAAGTTGATTCTAACTGATGGACTTCGTTTCTCGAATGTAAGTTTGGATGCAAACTTTTCAGATACATCCCTCATGCATTTTCCTTACACCAACGTACAGCAAAAAAATTCAGCACTCACAGGAAGCCTCGGTTTAATTGTGAAACCTGCTCAAGATTGGAGAATCGCTCTATTAGGTTCTACCGGTTTCCGCGCACCGAACATCGATGATGTTGGAAAGGTATTCGACAGTTCACCGGGTATGCTGATTGTTCCTAATCCTGATTTAAAACCAGAATACACTTATAACGCCGATTTAACCATTGAAAAATCGTTCAACGGAAAAGTTCGTTTAGGTGTTACAGGATATTATACCTATTTAACCAATCTGATTACCGTTCAGAAATTTACATTTAACGGATCAGATTCAATTGTGTATAATGGAACACCAAGTTTAGTAACTGCTGCACAAAATTCAGACAAAGGCTACATTTATGGAACCAGCTTTAATTTTGCAGCCGACGTTACTGAACACTTCAGCATTACCAGCGCTATAAATTATACATACGGTCGTGTAATTACAGACACTACCGATTATCCGCTCGACCACATTCCTCCCGTATTTGGAAGAACAGCTTTTATTTTGAATTTGAAAAAATTCAGAGGAGAGTTCTATACCATGTATAGTGGATGGAAAAGGGTTAAAGATTATAACCTGGTGGGAGAAGATAATTACTCTCAGGCTGCACCGGACGGAATGCCCGCATGGTGTACCCTTAATGTTCGCGCTTCGTATCAAATCAACAAATATTTACGAGTTCAGGGAGGAATAGAAAATATCACTGATCTGAATTATCGGGTATTTGCAAGTGGAATTTCTGCGCCTGGCCGCAATTTCACTATGACACTTCGCGCGAATTTCTGA